One genomic window of Amphiura filiformis chromosome 3, Afil_fr2py, whole genome shotgun sequence includes the following:
- the LOC140147159 gene encoding somatostatin receptor type 5-like: MERYNETDDHCYVNLTVEETLSYLYTPFAEYFVLVIVPIISTFGLFANGSFLFVVYRNQHMRTMTNFYLVNLAIADGFLLFAGGLQYIWSFAHSAGLNFGGTYTFDSPAGCALPNMLICLCYFASVFLITLVTMERYLAICHTMRYRISRKRVICSIVAAWVVALLFAGFEIPLFVVQKVCVSWPPEEEYSDHPSVIPMCFHGCDWCVTVVLYADILQYLLAVPAVIFMSVAMVVKLRHSLTLKGSFRSAKSTQARENLVRMLQINAFIFFICLTPLEIINLNSLAKNYKTDFLNAHQSHYIKWIGRITMLINSAVNPVIYSTVNSSYRKAFLKEFCYCCLNRKRATKSKYKLVTSGTGSTGGSSRSGHGSTNEAPRTSHANTSSATEL; encoded by the coding sequence ATGGAGAGGTATAACGAAACAGACGATCACTGCTATGTGAATTTAACTGTGGAGGAGACTTTGTCGTACCTCTACACACCGTTTGCCGAATATTTTGTACTGGTTATTGTACCTATAATATCTACATTTGGATTATTCGCAAATGGCAGCTTCCTGTTTGTGGTGTATCGCAATCAACACATGAGAACAATGACTAACTTTTACCTAGTAAATCTAGCTATTGCAGATGGATTTTTGTTATTTGCTGGAGGCCTCCAATACATCTGGAGTTTTGCGCATTCGGCTGGGCTCAATTTTGGTGGAACATACACTTTCGATTCTCCAGCAGGTTGTGCGCTACCAAATATGCTGATATGTTTATGTTATTTTGCATCAGTATTTCTAATAACTCTAGTCACCATGGAACGGTATCTGGCTATCTGCCATACAATGCGTTATCGAATATCGCGGAAACGTGTCATTTGTTCGATTGTTGCTGCTTGGGTAGTGGCTTTACTATTTGCTGGATTCGAAATACCGCTTTTCGTTGTCCAAAAGGTTTGTGTATCATGGCCTCCTGAAGAAGAATACAGTGACCACCCATCTGTGATACCCATGTGCTTCCATGGGTGTGATTGGTGCGTTACTGTTGTACTGTATGCTGATATTCTTCAATACCTTCTTGCAGTTCCTGCAGTGATCTTCATGTCAGTAGCAATGGTGGTGAAACTTAGACACAGTCTGACACTCAAAGGTAGCTTTCGATCCGCAAAATCCACTCAAGCTCGAGAGAATCTAGTTCGTATGTTACAAATTAACGCTTTTATATTTTTCATCTGTCTAACACCATTGGAAATCATAAACTTGAATAGTCTTGCTAAAAACTACAAAACGGATTTTTTAAACGCACACCAAAGCCATTATATTAAATGGATTGGACGAATAACAATGCTGATAAATTCTGCTGTAAATCCTGTCATTTACAGCACTGTCAATTCATCATACAGGAAGGCTTTCTTAAAAGAATTCTGTTACTGCTGTCTAAATCGGAAGCGAGCCACAAAGTCAAAGTACAAACTGGTTACCAGTGGAACAGGAAGCACTGGGGGTTCCAGTCGTTCCGGGCATGGAAGTACTAATGAAGCTCCTCGGACTTCTCATGCCAATACTTCGTCAGCAACAGAGCTGTAA
- the LOC140147160 gene encoding somatostatin receptor type 5-like — protein sequence MEGFNETDDQCFANLTVKETLSYLYTPFGKYFVLVIVPIISAFGLFANGSFLYVVYRNQHMRTITNFYLVNLAIADGFLLFAGGLQYIWSFAHSAGLNFGGTFAFDSPAGCALPNMLIYFCYFASVFLITLVTTERYLAICHTMRYRISRKRAIFSIVAAWIMALLFAGFEIPYFVVQKVCVSWPPEEEYSEYPTVVPVCFHGCDWCVSVVLYADIIQYLLAVPTVIYMSIAMVLKLRHSLTRKGSIRSTKSTQARQNLVRMLQINAFIFFICLTPFEIINLNGLAKNYKADFLNAQQSHYIKWIGRITMLINSAVNPVIYSIVNASYRNAFLKECCCCCPDRKRTAKTEYELVTSRTGRTGASSWRGSTNNARTSHASISSPTELQWT from the coding sequence ATGGAGGGTTTTAACGAAACAGACGATCAATGCTTTGCAAATTTAACTGTGAAGGAGACTTTGTCGTACCTCTACACACCATTCGGCAAATATTTTGTACTGGTTATTGTACCTATAATATCTGCATTTGGATTGTTCGCCAACGGCAGCTTCCTGTATGTGGTATATCGCAATCAACATATGAGAACAATAACTAACTTTTACCTAGTTAATCTAGCTATTGCAGATGGATTTTTGTTGTTCGCTGGAGGCCTCCAATACATTTGGAGTTTTGCGCATTCTGCAGGTCTCAATTTCGGTGGAACATTTGCTTTCGATTCTCCAGCAGGCTGTGCGCTACCAAATATGCTGATCTATTTCTGTTATTTTGCATCCGTATTTCTAATAACTCTAGTCACCACAGAACGGTATCTGGCTATCTGCCATACAATGCGTTATCGAATATCGCGAAAACGCGCCATTTTCTCCATTGTTGCTGCTTGGATCATGGCTTTACTATTTGCTGGATTCGAAATACCGTATTTTGTCGTTCAAAAAGTTTGTGTATCATGGCCTCCTGAAGAAGAATACAGTGAATATCCAACTGTAGTACCCGTGTGCTTCCATGGGTGTGATTGGTGCGTTAGTGTTGTACTATATGCTGATATTATTCAATACCTTCTTGCAGTTCCTACAGTGATCTACATGTCAATAGCAATGGTGCTGAAACTCAGACACAGTCTGACACGCAAAGGTAGCATTCGATCAACCAAATCCACTCAAGCTCGACAGAATCTAGTTCGTATGTTACAAATTAACgcttttatatttttcatttgtctaacaccatttgaaatcataAACTTGAATGGTCTTGCTAAAAACTACAAAGCGGATTTTTTAAATGCCCAACAAAGCCATTATATTAAATGGATTGGACGTATAACAATGCTGATCAATTCTGCTGTTAATCCTGTCATATATAGCATTGTCAATGCGTCCTACAGGAATGCCTTCTTAAAAGAATGCTGTTGCTGTTGTCCAGATCGGAAACGAACTGCCAAGACAGAGTATGAGCTGGTTACCAGTCGAACAGGACGCACTGGGGCTAGCTCATGGCGTGGAAGCACTAATAATGCTCGGACGTCTCATGCCAGTATTTCGTCACCAACAGAACTACAATGGACATAA